GCTGGAGACGCTGAGCGGCGTGCTCAAATCACACCTGGGAGCCGGGCAGATTGCCGATGTCTCTACCGGTCGTGCCGGGCAGCTGCTGCGGCTGGTCAGCTTCGACGCGCTGCTGCGCAAGTTGCGGCTGGACTTCAGCGATACCTTCAGCGAGGGCTTTTACTTTGACTCGATTAACGGCACCGCGTGGGTTGAAAACGGCGTGATGCACACCGATAACCTGCTGGTGGACGGGCTGGAAGCCGATATCGCCATGCAGGGGAAGCTGGACCTGGTGAAACGGCGCATCGATATGCAGGCGGTGGTGGCCCCGGAGATCTCCGCCACCGTTGGGGTGGCTACCGCATTTGCGGTCAACCCGGTGATCGGCGCGGCGGTGTTTGCCGCCAGCAAGGTGCTCGGGCCGTTGTGGAGTAAGATATCTGTGCTGCGCTATCACATCGGCGGGCCGATCGATAAACCGGAAATCAACGAGGTGTTGCGTAAACCTCGTAAAAACGATGATAAGTGAGTTTGACGTAGCAGCAGATTTGACTCAGGCTAACGTAAACGCATAGACGATATTGAACATTAAGGCAGCCGACGGCGGCTCCCTGCTAAGTGAGAATTCATGAGCCTGAATCTGGTAAGTGAGCAGTTACTGACTGCCAATAACATTAGTCACAGCGACCTCTTTTCCATCCTTGGTCAGCTTTCCGAGCGCAGGCTGGACTACGCCGACCTCTATTTCCAGGCCAGCTATCACGAATCCTGGGTGCTGGAAGACCGCATTATTAAAGATGGCTCGTACAACATCGATCAGGGCGTGGGCGTGCGCGCGGTCAGCGGTGAGAAGACCGGCTTTGCCTACGCCGATCAGCTGACGCTGAATGCATTGCAGCAGAGCGCCACCGCCGCGCGCAGCATCGTGCGTGAGCAGGGCAACGGCCGTTCACACACCCTTGGTGCGGTGTTGCACCGTCCGCTTTACCCGGCGCTGGACCCGCTGCAAAGCCTGTCGCGCGAAGATAAAATTGCCCTCTTGCACCGGGTGGACAGCGCTGCCCGCGCGGCCGACCCGCGCGTGCAGGAGGTCTCCGCCAGCCTGACCGGCGTCTATGAACTGGTGCTGGTGGCGGCGACCGACGGCACGCTGGCAACGGATGTTCGCCCGCTGGTGCGCCTGTCGGTCAGCGTACAGGTCGACGATAACGGCAAACGCGAGCGCGGCAGCAGCGGCGGCGGCGGCCGTTCCGGCTACGAATTCTTCCTCGCCGACGAAAATGGCGAAGTGCGTGCCGAAGCCTGGGCGCGCGAAGCGGTGCGTATGGCGCTGGTTAATCTGAGCGCGGTAGCGGCCCCGGCCGGGGCGATTCCGGTGGTGCTCGGTGCCGGCTGGCCGGGCGTACTGCTGCATGAAGCGGTTGGCCACGGCCTGGAAGGCGACTTCAACCGTCGCGGCACCTCGGTGTTCAGCGGTCAGCTTGGTCAGCAGGTGGCGTCGGAGCTGTGTACGGTGGTTGACGACGGTACCATTGAAGGCCTGCGCGGCTCGCTGGCGGTGGATGATGAAGGCGTGCCGGGCCAGTACAACGTGCTGATTGAGAAGGGCATCCTGAAAGGCTATATGCAGGACAAGCTTAATGCCCGCCTGATGGGCGTGGCGCCGACCGGCAACGGCCGTCGCGAATCCTACGCTCACCTGCCGATGCCGCGTATGACCAATACCTATATGCTGGCCGGTAAGTCGACGCCGCAGGAGATTATCGAAAGCGTGGAGTACGGCCTGTACGCGCCGAACTTCGGCGGTGGGCAGGTGGATATCACCTCCGGCAAGTTTGTCTTCTCGACCTCGGAAGCCTATCTGATCGAAAACGGTAAGGTGACCAAACCGGTTAAGGGGGCGACCCTGATCGGCTCCGGCATTGAGGCGATGCAGCAGATTTCGATGGTCGGTAACGACCTGGCGCTGGATAAGGGCGTTGGCGTCTGTGGTAAAGAGGGGCAGAGCCTGCCGGTGGGCGTGGGCCAGCCGACGCTGAAGCTGGATAAAATTACCGTCGGCGGCACCGAGTAACCTCCCCGGTTGCTGATAATAAAGATTGCCCTCACCCCTGAGGGCAATCCTGTTCTGTTTTCCCCCGCCGTCAGGGCTGACGAAACTCCTGATATATCTCCGCCACCTTATCGAAGTAGTCGGTCAGGTAGTTGATACACACCTGCACCTTCAGCGGCAGCTTGTCTTTCTGGGTGTAGACCGCATACACCGGTCGCGGTACCGACTGATAGTGGGCAAACAGGATCTCCACCTCACCGCTATTAATCTCATCGATGATCCACATCAGCGGCACGTAGGCGATGCCGGTACCGGCCTTCAGCCAGCGGATCAGCGTCTGTGAATCGTTGGTGGCAAAGCGTCCGCGCGGCGACAGGCGGGTGGTGGTGCCCTGCGGGGAGGTCAGCTCAAAGTCGTTATCCGGCCGAACGCTGTATTCCAGCCACGAGAAGTGGCCGATACCGGCCGGATTTTCCGGCGTGCCGTGCTGCGCGAGATAGCTCTTTGCCGCGCAGACCACCATCGGCATCGATCCGACGCGCTTGGAAAACAGGCTGGAGTCCTGCAGCGCACCCACGCGCAACACCAGATCCAGCCCGTCGGCGATCAGATCGGGGGCCGGAATGCCGGTCACCAGATTAACCGTCAGGCCCGGGTGCTCTTTCAGCATCTCGGCGGTCATCGTGGCCAGCACGTTTTGCGCCATGGTGGAGGAGCTGCCGATACGCAGCGTGCCGATCGGCGTATTGTTAAAGGCGTAGAGCTGTTCGTGCACCTGCTGGGCTTCCGACAGCATCCGCCGGCAGCCCTGAAAATAGATCTTGCCGGCTTCCGTCAGCCCCAGGCTGCGGGTGCTGCGGTTGAGCAGCTTGACCTGCAGCTCGTCTTCCAGCCTGGCCACAATCTGACTGACCGCCGATACGCTCATCTGCAGCTGCTGCGACGCGGCGGTAAACGATCCCAGCTCTACCACGCGGGTAAACACCGACATGCCCTTCAGTCTTTCCATTATTAATCCTGGCTTAAAAGTGATTTAGATCACATTGGGTAGAAAAGATATAGTCAAGCGCGTTACTATAGCACCGCCGGGCCATCGTTCCGACGTTCTACTCCCTTTAATACTGGCACGCTGGATAGGCTATTATTCAGTAAACGCCGGTCTCGCGTCTGTACGTTCATTCACCGTATGAACATAATTTGTCTGCATGGCTTCGCCGATGCCAGAAAGGGAGCGGGTTGATGGTGCCTCAGGCCCGGTATGGTATCGACAAGGATAAGAGATGAGTGTGCTTCCGGTTATTGTGGTGTTTGGGCTGTCTTTTCCGCCCATCTTCTTTGAAATTATTGTGTCACTGATGCTGTTCTGGTTGGTGCGTCGGCTGATCACGCCTACCGGTCTGTACGATCTGGTGTGGCATCCCGCCCTGTTTAATACGGCGCTCTACTGCTGCCTGTTTTATCTTGTCTCCCGTTTGTTCGTCTGAGGTCATTGTGAAAGCGCTAACAAGAAAAATATCCCGTTTCGCCATTACGCTGCTGCTGGTGGTGGTGGCCGTCGTGCTGATTTTCCGCGTCTGGGTGTTCTACACCGAATCCCCGTGGACGCGTGATGCCAAATTCTCCGCTGACGTGGTGGCGATTGCCCCGGACGTCAGTGGCCTGATCACCGATGTGCGCGTGCGCGACAACCAGCTGGTGCAGAAAGACCAGGTGCTGTTCACCATCGACCAGCCGCGTTATCAGAAGGCGCTGGAAGAGGCTGAAGCCGATGTTGCCTACTACCAGGCGCTGCTGAGTGAAAAACGCCGCGAAGCGTCGCGCCGTAACCAGCTCGGCACCTCGGCGATGTCGCGTGAGGCGATTGACCAGGCGAACAGCGATTTCCAGACCACCGAGCACCAGCTGGCCAAAGCGGTAGCCACCCGCGATCTGGCGAAGCTCGATCTGGAGCGCACGGTGATCAAAGCGCCGTCGGCGGGCTGGGTAACCAACCTCAACGTCTATACCGGCGAGTTCATTACCCGCGGGTCGACGTCGGTGGCGCTGGTAAAACAGGGCTCGTTCTACGTGCTGGCGTACCTGGAAGAGACCAAGCTTGACGGTATCCGTCCCGGCTATCGCGTTGAGATCACCCCGCTGGGCAGCAACCAGCTGCTGCGCGGCACGGTGGACAGCGTTGCCGCCGGGGTGACCAACAGCAGCAGCACCGTTGACAGCAAAGGCATGGCCACCATTGACTCGAACCTCGAGTGGGTGCGCCTGGCGCAGCGCGTGCCGGTGCGGATCCACCTCGATCGGCAGCCGGGGAATCTGTTCCCTTCCGGCACCACGGCCACCGTGGTGGTAACCGGGCCCGCCGACCGTAAAGCCGAGCCGCTGTCGCCGTTTATGCAGCTGATGCATCGCCTGCGCGAGTTTGGCTGAGGCCGGGGGCACCATGCAGTGGTATCGTCTGCGTTTTCCGATCAAGCTTACCTTCGCCATCGTGATGGCGCTGTTTGTCGGCTTTGAATTCAATCTTGAAACCCCGCGCTGGGCGGTGATGACCGCCGCTATCGTGGCGGGCGGCACCGGCTTTGCCGCCGGTGGCGATCCCTTCTCCGGCGCGCTGCGCCACCGCGGCATGCTGCGCATTATCGGCACCTTTATCGGCTGTATCGCCGCGCTGACCATTATGATTGCCACCATTCGTGCCCCGGCGTTAATGCTGATGCTGTGCTGCCTGTGGGCCGGAGTGTGCGTGTGGATCTCTTCGCTGATCAAGGTGGAGAACTCCTATGCGCTGGGGCTGGCCGGCTATACGGCGCTGATTATTGTGGTCAGCGTAGATGCCAACGGCTCACTGTTGCTGGCACCGCAGTTTGCCGTTGAGCGCTGTAGCGAGATCATCATCGGCATCGTCTGCGCCATTCTCGCCGACCTGCTGTTTTCGCCGCGCTCGATCAAGCTGGATATTGACCGCGAAGCGGAGTCGCTGCTGGTGGATCACTACCAGCTAATGCAGCTGTGCGTAGCGCACGGCGATAAAGACGAGGTGGACAAAGCCTGGGCCGGGCTGGTGCGGCGCACCACCGCGCTGAAGGGCATGCGTACGCATCTGATGATGGAGTCCGGGCGCTGGCACAAGGTGGAGCGGCGGATGACGGTGATGAACAGCCTGTCGCTGACGCTGATTACCCAAGCCTGCGAAACCTTCCTGATCCAGAACTCGCGGCCGGAATACGTGCCGCCGCAGTTTCAGCTGTTCTTTGAAAAGCCGGTCACCAGCGTGGCTGACGTGCATAAGCGGATGAAGATCCTGCGCCGGGTGATTACCGTCAGCGGCAGCAGAAATACCCCGGCCACGCTGACCAGCTGGGTCGGCGCCGCCAGCCGTTATCTGCTGCTGCTGAAGGGGATCCAGACCAACAGCCGCATCAGCCGCATTGAGGAAGAGGTGCTGGACGCCGAACCGGTGGTGAAGATGCGTTCGGCGGAAAGCCGTCACGCGCTGCTTAACGGCGTGCGTACCTTTGTTGCCACCGGGGTGGGATCGCTGTTCTGGCTGTGGACCGGCTGGACCTCGGGCAGCGGGGCAATGGTGATGCTGGCGGTGATCACCGCGCTGGCGATGCGTATGCCGAACCCGGTGATGATGGCGAAAGATTTTGTCTACGGCATGATCGTGGCGATCCCGCTGGGATCGCTCTACTACATGGTGATCATGCCGGCCACCCAGCAGAGCCTGCTGCTGCTGCTGATCGCGCTGGGGGTGATGGCGTTTATCGCCGGGCTGCTGATCCAGCGCCGGCAGATCGGCACGCTGGGTGCACTGGTCGGCACCATCAACATCCTGACGCTGGATAATCCGATGAAATTTGAGGTCAGCGTGTTTATGGACGGCGCGCTGGGCCAGGCGATTGGTGCGATAGTGGCGCTGCTGGTGCTGCTGCTGATCCGCGACAGCTCGAAGGCCCGGGTGGCCCGTACCCTGCTGAACCGCTTTATGTACGCGGCGGTGGCGGCGATGACGACCAACACCGCGCGACGCAAAGAGAACCATCTGCCCGCGCTCTATCAGCAACTGTTTATGCTGCTGAATCTCTATCCCGGTGATATCGATAAGTTCCGCCTCGCACTGACGCTGATCATCGGTCATCAGCGGCTGCGCGATGCGGAGATCCCGATCAATGCCGATCTGTCGGCGTTTCATAAGCAAATGCGTCACACGGCGGACCGGGTGATCTCCGCCAGCAGCGACACCAAACGTCGCCACTACTTTACCCGGCTGCTGTCAGAGTTCGATATCTATCAGCAGAAGCTGGTCGAATATCAGGCTCCGCTCAGCGTCACCGAACCGGTCGCCCGGCTGGCGGCGATGCTGAAGAAATACCAGAACACCCTAATCAAGATTTAAATCCCACCGGCAGCTCACGCTGCCGGCTTTCCTTCCTGGCATGGCGTCTTCTCTCTGCTACCTGGCTGAAATCCCCCATCATCGCGGCTGAAAGCTGCCGGCTTACCTGATCGAAGTGGCTGGGATCAGAGCAGGAGCAGGCAATCTGTCGCGAGGCCCACGGGGGTTACGCCTGACTTAGCACACAGGGGAAGCGGCGCGACGGCAGGCATGTGGTCGTAACAGGCGTTGTCAGAGATCGGGCGCGTAGCTGAGGGAGGAAGGATAATGTCAGGGGAAGACGCCGTGGGGCTTGCAGACAAAAGCGCAGCGGGAACAAACGCTGCGCTTTGATGATTGGGGACGGCGGGCCAAAAAGGGCCCCGACAAGCGGGGCCAAAGGGTTCGTCTTAGTGGGCCATCGTTCGACGGCCCGGTGACGAGGAATTACTTATACAGCTCGGCAGTGACGTGGTAGTTGTCCTGCAGGCGTGCTTCAATCACACGGAAAGCAGAAGCGCCCTGTTTGTCCGCCTTCTCAGACAGCTGCTGACGGATATCGGTCGGTACGCCGTTGACGCCGCTAACGGTAATGGTGCCCGCAGATTGCAGATTCTGTACCTGCTCGCTGGTAACCAGCTGCGCGGCAGACGCGCCGAAAGCAACGGTAGAGAGCAGGCCGAGCACGGCGATGGTTGTTTTGATTTTCATTGTTCATTTCCTCAATAAGCTCAATGTTCAACAACCTGCGGGATTTCACATCTTAACCAGGTCGTCGATGTCACGGTCGGGCACGGAGGTGCCCGCGTCATTATTTATTTGTACAGTTCAGCGGTGGCGTGATAGTTGCCGTTGTTATAGGCCTCAATCACCCGGTAGGCGCTGGCACCCTGCTGGTCCGCTTTTTCCGACAGCTGCTGACGGATATCGGTCGGTGCGCCGTCAATACCGCTAACGCTTACGGTGCCAACCGGCTGCAGGTTCTGGCTGGCAACCTGTTCGCTGGTGACCAGGCTGGCCGCGCTGGCACCGAAGGAGAGAACAGAAGCAAGACCTAATGCAGCAATGGTAAAGGTAGTTTTCATAATAGTGACTCCATAAAAGGGTGATGCGATAACCGAAAGGGCTAAAAAGCGTTTATTATTCTTGGGGTTATCGTACTGATTTTGTTGATGATCGTTTGGCCGGGCTTATTTATACAGTTCGGCGGTGGCGTGCCAGTTGCCGTTGTTGTAGGCCTCTACCACGCGGTAGGCGCTGGCGCCTTGCGCATCGGCTTTGGTGTTCAGCGCCTGACGGATATCCATCGGTGAGCCGCCCACGCCGCTGACGCTAATCACGCCAACAGACTGCAGATTTTTTGCCTGATCGGTGTTAACCGATTCTGCGGCAAAAGCACCGAATGACAGGGCAGAAAGCAGGCCAAAGGTGGCAACAGTAGTTTTAACGTTCATGATATTTTTCCTCGTCAATTTTATTATCTTTGCTTGTTAGTGTGATTTGCATCACGGAAACAAGTATAGATCTAATAACGCGAAATATTAATAGCATGCTAATAATTTTTTGTTGGGGTTATTGGTTTCGGATAGGTTTTTTTATAACCGGTTGTTATAAGCAATGCCTTAAATTTAACCACCATCAAAAAAATATGATAAAAATCAAACTGATATGTCAAATTAACTATTTGTGCTGTTATTTGTGGTAGATCACATTACTACTGGCGTGATTGTGAACCGTCAGAACGCATCAGGCAGGAAAAAACCAGCGTATTGTGCTGTTTTAAGGGGAAGGGGAAAGACGAAAAACAGTCAGAGCCGCGGTGGCGCGGCTCTGACTGATAAGACCGGGGTTAACGGCCCGAAGTCACGTGCCGTGGCCTGATACTGGCTGTGACGAGCGACAACGCGCTAAGGCTTACAGCTCCTGCTCAAACAGCACCAGCACCGCGTCGTGCAGCTGTTTCACCGTAAAGCTGCGCGCAGGCGTGATAAAGATGGTGTCATCACCGGCGATAGTGCCGAGGATACCCTCCGCTTTGCCCAGCGAATCCAGCAGGCGGGCGATCAGCTGCGCCGCGCCGGGGCTGGTATGGATCACCACCAGCGCATCGTTATAGTCGATGTCCAGCACCAGGTTTTTCAGCGGGCTGGTGGTGGTCGGCACGCCCAGCTCCGCCGGCAGGCAGTAGACCATCTCCATTTTGGCGTTGCGGGTGCGTACCGCGCCGAACTTGGTCAGCATCCGCGACACTTTCGACTGATTGATGTTCTCAAAGCCATCGTGCTGCAGTGCGCTGACGATCTCGCCCTGCGAGCTGAATTTTTCTTCTTTCAGTAAGGCCTTGAACGCCTTGATCAGTTCTTCTTGTTTTGACGGATTACGCATAGGTTACCGATAAAAGTGAGTTATTAAGGGATACCCGCAGCGGGATATTAAATTATTATGCAATTAAATGAATTTTTATGCAAACAGGAAGTGACAAAATCTGTCTGCAGACCGGCCGGGGAGCGCAGTCTAACAAAGTTTGGAACGAAAAAGTATTTGCCTGCCTTGAATTGATGTGACTAAAAAGTAAACATTTTGTTAGTGTTTAAATTGAAGTTGTTCCGATAAGTGCTATAGGTGTAAGGTAGCGCCGATTTTTTCCGTCTGCCGTTCTCACCGCGCAAAATTCCGTGATTCACGAGCGGCTAGCGCTTTTTCACTGTAAAGCACGCATAGCTCTCGTCATTTTCCTGCCAGATAAAATAAGGTCACAGGCAGACGGATTCTACGGCACTCAACAGATGCACTTATAATAAGGAGTTTAGGATGAAAGTTGCTGTTCTTGGTGCAGCAGGCGGTATCGGCCAGGCGCTGGCCCTCCTGCTTAAAACCCAGCTTCCGGCTGGATCAGAACTCTCCCTGTACGATATTGCGCCGGTGACCCCCGGCGTGGCGGTTGACCTCAGCCACATTCCCACCGCGGTGAGCATCGTTGGCTTCAGTGGTGAAGATGCCACGCCAGCGCTGGAAGGTGCCGATGTGGTGCTGATTTCTGCCGGCGTGGCGCGTAAGCCGGGCATGGACCGCTCTGATCTGTTTAACGTTAACGCCGGTATCGTGCGTAACCTGGTCGAGCAGGTGGCCTCCACCAGCCCGAAAGCCCTGATTGGTATTATCACCAACCCGGTGAACACCACCGTGGCGATTGCCGCCGAGGTGCTGAAAAAAGCCGGCGTTTACGATAAGAATCGCCTGTTTGGCGTCACCACGCTGGATATCATCCGCTCCAGTACCTTTGTGGCAGCGCTGAAAGGTAAGGATCCGCACCAGCTGAACGTGCCGGTGGTGGGCGGTCACTCGGGCGTGACCATTCTGCCACTTCTGTCGCAGATCCCGGGCGTCAGCTTCTCCGAGCAGGAAGCGGCCAGCCTGACCAAACGTATTCAGAACGCCGGTACCGAGGTAGTGGAAGCGAAAGCGGGCGGCGGTTCGGCTACCCTGTCGATGGGGCAGGCGGCGGCGAAATTTGGCCTGTCTCTGGTGCGCGCGCTGCAGGGTGAAGCCAACGTGGTAGAGTGTGCCTACGTTGAAGGCGATGGCGAACATGCGCGTTTCTTCTCACAGCCGCTGCTGTTAGGTAAAAACGGCGTTGAGAAACGCCTGCCGATCGGTGCGCTCAGCGCCTTTGAACAGCAGTCGCTGGAAGGGATGCTGGAAACCCTGAAGCAGGATATTGCCCAGGGCGAAGCGTTCGTTAAGTAATTCTGCACGGCCAGCCCCACCGTCCGGTGGGGCAACCCTCAGATCAACTGGCCGGGGTGCCGCTGTCCTGCTGCGGATACTCCTGAACGGTAACCGGTAGCGTCATTTCACGTTCGTTACGAATCACCGTGATTTTAATCACCGTGCCCGGCCTGATCTCCGCTACCTGATCCATCGTCTCCAGCGCCGACATCGCCGGCTGGCCGTTGACGTGGGTAATCACATCATTGACCTGCATCCCCGCCAGCGCAGCCGGGCTACCGGGATAGACCTCTTTAATCTGAATGCCCTGAGTATGTTCCAGCCCGGATACCTGATCCGGCAGGCGACGCTCTTCACCATTAATGCCGATCCAGCCGCGGATCACCCGACCGTCACGGATCAGCTTTTCCATAATTTTGCTGGCCAGCCGGGTTGGGATGGCAAAACCGAGCCCTTCCGGCGTTTCGCCGTTGCTGCTTTTATCAAAGGTGAGGGTGTTGATGCCCATCAGCTCGCCCAGCGAGTTAATCAACGCACCGCCCGAGTTGCCGCGGTTGATTGACGCGTCGGTCTGCAGGAAATCCTGATGACGTGACGGGCTTAACCCCACGCGGCCGGTGGCACCGATGATGCCCTGGGTCACGGTCTGGCCAATGTTATAGGGGTTGCCAATCGCCATCACCAGGTCACCAATATGCGCCACCCGCTGCGGATTAATCGGGATCACAGGCAGGTTGGGGGCGCTGATCTTCAGCACCGCCAGGTCGGTCAGCTGGTCAGAACCGACCAGCATCGCCACCAGGCTGCGGCCATCCTGCAGGCGTACCACGATCTGGCTGGCGTCGTTGATCACGTGACGGTTGGTCAGAATATAGCCGCGCGGATCCATAATCACCCCGGACCCCAGCACATCGTTGCCGCTGCTGACGTTACGGCTGTAAACGTAGACCACCGCCGGCGCGGCGCGGCGTACCGCGGCGTTATAGCTGACGGGCTGCTCGTCGGCGCTGTCAACCTGCGGCGTCAGCAGGTTGCCGCCCACGCGCAGGGCGGGCACGGCGACCAGCAGGGCAGCGGCGACAATCAGGCCAAAGATCACGGAACGCAAAAGTTTAGGAAACATGGTTTTAAGCGGTGAATGAATGAACGAAGGGCAGAATAGCATGACTGAGGCGGGCACAGTAGCGGTGCCCGCCGGGGACGTTAACGCAACAGCAGATAAATACTCTCATTGCCGCGGATGACGTTCAGCGCCAGCAGCGCCGGTTTGCTCTCCAGCACCTTACGCAGCTCGGCGATGTTCTGCACCGGCGAGCGGTTGACGCCAACGATCACATCATCCTTCTGCAGGCCGAACTGGGCCGCCGGGGTAGATTTTTCAACGTTATCAACGTGAACGCCTTTGCTGCCATCTTTGGCTGCGCCGTCGCTCAGCGTGGCACCCTGCAGCGCCGGGGTTAGCGGCGCGCTGGTGGCGGTGCTGCTGTTATCCAGCTTAACGCCGACGGTAAGCGGCTTACCTTCGCGCAGCAGGGTGACCTGCACCTCCTGGCCCGGCGGCGTGGTACCAATTTTCACCCGCAGTTCGGCAAAGCTGTTAATCGCTTTGTCGTTTACCCGGGTAATGATGTCACCGGCCTTGATACCGGCTTTCGCCGCGGCCGACTGCGGCAGCACTTCGTTGACGAAGGCCCCGCGCTGCACGTCAACGTTAAACGCCTTCGCCATATCGGCGGTCATCTCGGTGCCTTTAATACCCAACTGACCACGCTTCACCTCGCCAAACTCAATCAGCTGCTGCGCGAGGTTGATCGCCATATTGGACGGGATAGCAAAGCCGATGCCGATATTGCCGCCGGAAGAGGCGAGGATCGCGGTATTCAATCCGATCAGCTCGCCGTTCAGGTTGACCAGCGCGCCGCCGGAGTTCCCCTGGTTGATCGCCGCATCGGTCTGGATAAAGTTCTCCAGCCCTTCGAGGTTCAGGCCGCTGCGCCCCAGCGCGGAAACGATGCCGGAGGTGGCCGTCTGGCCGAGGCCGAAGGGGTTACCGATGGCGACGGCAAAATCGCCCACTTTCAGCTGGTCTGAATCGGCGATTTTCACCTGGGTCAGCTTGCTGGCACCCTCCAGCTGGATCAGCGCCACGTCGGTCTGTTCATCGCGGCCAATCAGTTTGGCATCGAACTCGCGTCCGTCACTCAGCTGCACGCGGATTTTTTCCGCCCCGTCCACCACGTGGTTATTGGTCAGCACGTAGCCTTTTTCGGCGTTAATGATCACCCCGGAGGCCAGCCCTTCAAACGGCTGCTTTTGCTCCTCGCCGGGTTCCGCGCCGGGCGCACCCTGGCCGAAGAAACGCTTCAACTGCTCCGGGATCTGCTGCTCTTTATTTTCACTGCCTTCAACATGCACGCTGACTACGGCAGGCAGAACCTGCTCCAGCATCGGTGCCAGGCTGGGCAGCGCCTCGCCCTGAACCTGAGAGGGAAGCGATGCCTGCACAACGGGGATGGAAGCCAGGCTGATACCCATACTCAGGGCTAATGCGCTGAACATAAATGATGTTTTTTTCATCGTGACGACGCTCTCGCTAGCAGGTGCTGAAAGTTCTGCCGGTACAGGCAGGTGGCAGGCAGAGAGGCGCGGTGCGCCCCTCTCAGTGTGGCTTATTTCGTGCTGGTACGCTCACCACGCAGCAGGCCGGTGGCGCTGTCAGGATAGTCGCGCGGCATCTGCACCGGCGCCTGATCGTTATCGGCTTCTGCTTCGGTCAGCTGCCAGGCAAACGGGTTCTTCTCACCCGGCAGGTTTGGCAGCAGATCGTTCGATCCTTTGGCCATATGCTGATACAGCTGG
This portion of the Erwinia sp. E602 genome encodes:
- the degQ gene encoding serine endoprotease DegQ, with the translated sequence MKKTSFMFSALALSMGISLASIPVVQASLPSQVQGEALPSLAPMLEQVLPAVVSVHVEGSENKEQQIPEQLKRFFGQGAPGAEPGEEQKQPFEGLASGVIINAEKGYVLTNNHVVDGAEKIRVQLSDGREFDAKLIGRDEQTDVALIQLEGASKLTQVKIADSDQLKVGDFAVAIGNPFGLGQTATSGIVSALGRSGLNLEGLENFIQTDAAINQGNSGGALVNLNGELIGLNTAILASSGGNIGIGFAIPSNMAINLAQQLIEFGEVKRGQLGIKGTEMTADMAKAFNVDVQRGAFVNEVLPQSAAAKAGIKAGDIITRVNDKAINSFAELRVKIGTTPPGQEVQVTLLREGKPLTVGVKLDNSSTATSAPLTPALQGATLSDGAAKDGSKGVHVDNVEKSTPAAQFGLQKDDVIVGVNRSPVQNIAELRKVLESKPALLALNVIRGNESIYLLLR
- the mdh gene encoding malate dehydrogenase; this translates as MKVAVLGAAGGIGQALALLLKTQLPAGSELSLYDIAPVTPGVAVDLSHIPTAVSIVGFSGEDATPALEGADVVLISAGVARKPGMDRSDLFNVNAGIVRNLVEQVASTSPKALIGIITNPVNTTVAIAAEVLKKAGVYDKNRLFGVTTLDIIRSSTFVAALKGKDPHQLNVPVVGGHSGVTILPLLSQIPGVSFSEQEAASLTKRIQNAGTEVVEAKAGGGSATLSMGQAAAKFGLSLVRALQGEANVVECAYVEGDGEHARFFSQPLLLGKNGVEKRLPIGALSAFEQQSLEGMLETLKQDIAQGEAFVK
- the degS gene encoding outer membrane-stress sensor serine endopeptidase DegS, with the protein product MFPKLLRSVIFGLIVAAALLVAVPALRVGGNLLTPQVDSADEQPVSYNAAVRRAAPAVVYVYSRNVSSGNDVLGSGVIMDPRGYILTNRHVINDASQIVVRLQDGRSLVAMLVGSDQLTDLAVLKISAPNLPVIPINPQRVAHIGDLVMAIGNPYNIGQTVTQGIIGATGRVGLSPSRHQDFLQTDASINRGNSGGALINSLGELMGINTLTFDKSSNGETPEGLGFAIPTRLASKIMEKLIRDGRVIRGWIGINGEERRLPDQVSGLEHTQGIQIKEVYPGSPAALAGMQVNDVITHVNGQPAMSALETMDQVAEIRPGTVIKITVIRNEREMTLPVTVQEYPQQDSGTPAS